One stretch of Anas acuta chromosome W, bAnaAcu1.1, whole genome shotgun sequence DNA includes these proteins:
- the LOC137847501 gene encoding scavenger receptor cysteine-rich type 1 protein M130-like, whose amino-acid sequence MADAAVVCRQLGCGVALEAPQYGYFGPGSGPIWMDVVDCNGTEFALSDCTHEGPEEVYCLPSENAGVMCSVPEGSGNSQVSLVAPGFVRLVGGDSPCSGSVEVYDRDQWKAVCHSHFGAKAAEVVCRELQCGTALSVHGAAQLGEGAGPVWDRELQCVGNESVLSFCPTETPKDKACTHSNGTHVTCTRFRLVNGSTVCEGRVEVEVLGTWGTLCASRWDLSDAHVLCRHLGCGFAESIPGGGHFGRGTGPVWRDSFHCDGTEAHLGQCPVTALGASPCSQENAAAVICSGPAHHMSVRLVGGGSRCDGRVEVFQHGTWGRVLDEQWEMQEASVVCRQLQCGEAEAAYTPVRAERGQGPVGLHGVRCAGHEADLSLCNTSLPQSMPTEGIMEDVGVVCQGSRRVRLADGAGRCAGRVEIYYQGRWGTVCDDTWDLADAVVVCRQLGCGGALEAAGSARFGEGSGQIWLDGVNCSGSEAALWDCPAEAWGQHDCRHKEDAGVICSEFMALRLENSDGCSGRLQVFYNGIWGSVCSNSMTDETASLVCKQLSCGDRGYLKTTSRYAKLTRTSWLDHVECGKSNSSFWQCPSAPWHLQSCDDRREEAHITCNGKSEPSRQMSSPLGVVKCREGTRRGFDFPALDPVAAGGTKVTSVLRATHVHQQQSTAGLPSASGG is encoded by the exons ATGGCTGATGCTGCAGTGGTTTGTAGACAGCTGGGCTGTGGAGTTGCTCTTGAAGCTCCTCAGTATGGATACTTTGGGCCAGGGTCTGGCCCTATTTGGATGGATGTTGTTGACTGTAATGGCACCGAGTTTGCCCTGTCAGACTGCACACATGAAGGGCCAGAAGAAGTTTACTGCTTACCCAGTGAGAACGCTGGAGTGATGTGTTCAG TGCCAGAGGGCTCTGGGAACTCACAGGTCTCCTTGGTTGCTCCAGGATTTGTGCGGCTGGTCGGAGGGGACAGCCCCTGCTCAGGAAGTGTGGAGGTCTACGACAGGGACCAGTGGAAAGCTGTCTGTCACTCCCACTTTGGTGCCAAAGCTGCCGAGGtggtgtgcagggagctgcagtgtGGCACAGCCCTGTCTGTCCAtggagcagctcagctgggagaaggggcCGGTCCTGTCTGGGacagagagctgcagtgtgTGGGGAATGAATCCGTCCTCTCCTTCTGTCCCACGGAGACTCCCAAGGACAAGGCCTGCACCCACAGCAATGGCACTCATGTCACCTGCACGC GGTTCAGGCTGGTGAACGGCAGCACAGTGTGTGAGGGCAGGGTGGAGGTCGAGGTGCTGGGGACGTGGGGGACCCTCTGTGCCTCCCGCTGGGACCTCTCGGATGCCCACGTTCTGTGTCGGCACCTCGGCTGTGGCTTTGCTGAGTCCATTCCTGGAGGAGGGCATTTTGGGAGAGGAACCGGCCCCGTCTGGAGAGACTCGTTCCACTGTGACGGGACTGAAGCCCACCTGGGGCAGTGCCCGGTGACTGCCCTGGGGGCCTCGCCGTGCTCCCAGGAGAacgctgctgctgtcatttgcTCAG GCCCAGCTCACCACATGTCTGTACGGTTGGTGGGCGGAGGGAGCCGGTGCGATGGGCGCGTGGAGGTCTTCCAGCACGGGACGTGGGGCAGAGTCCTGGATGAGCAGTGGGAAATGCAGGAGGCCAGCGTGGTGTGCCGGCAGCTGCAGTGcggagaggcagaggcagcctaCACCCCCGTGAGGGCCGAGCGAGGACAAGgacctgtggggctgcatgggGTGCGGTGTGCAGGGCACGAGGCTGACCTGAGCCTCTGCAACACCTCCCTGCCTCAGAGCATGCCAACAGAAGGGATCATGGAGGACGTGGGGGTTGTGTGCCAGG GAAGCCGGCGGGTCCGGCTGGCGGATGGAGCCGGGCGCTGTGCCGGGAGAGTGGAGATCTACTACCAGGGGCGCTGGGGCACCGTCTGCGACGACACCTGGGACCTGGCCGACGCTGTCGTCGTTTGCCGCCAGCTGGGCTGCGGAGGGGCCCTGGaggcagctggctctgctcgGTTTGGGGAGGGCTCCGGGCAGATCTGGCTGGATGGTGTCAACTGCTCTGGGTCCGAAGCTGCTCTCTGGGACTGCCCTGCCGAGGCCTGGGGGCAGCACGACTGCAGGCACAAGGAGGACGCAGGAGTCATCTGTTCAG AGTTCATGGCCCTGAGGCTGGAGAACAGTGATGGCTGCTCCGGGCGCCTGCAGGTTTTCTACAACGGAATATGGGGCAGTGTTTGCTCCAACTCGATGACTGATGAGACTGCGTCACTGGTGTGCAAGCAACTCAGCTGCGGGGACAGAGGGTACCTGAAAACAACCTCAAGGTATGCCAAGCTGACTAGAACCTCGTGGCTGGATCACGTGGAGTGTGGGAAGAGCAACAGCTCCTTCTGGCAgtgtccctctgctccctggcaTCTGCAGTCGTGTGATGACCGCCGAGAAGAGGCCCACATAACCTGCAATGGTAAATCTGAGCCATCAAGGCAGATGAGCTCCCCACTGGGTGTGGTCAAATGCAGAGAAGGAACCAGGAGGGGCTTTGACTTTCCTGCATTAGACCCtgttgctgctggtggcacaaAGGTGACTTCAGTTCTCAGAGCCACCCATGTCCACCAGCAGCAGTCAACAGCTGGGCTGCCATCTGCCTCTGGGGGATGA
- the LOC137847502 gene encoding olfactory receptor 14I1-like, with translation MVSSVRERVHFSQGNLPNLSLSFPPWRAKHALRQQMSNRSFPTEFLLLPFADTRELQLLHFGLFLGIYLAALLGNGLILTAVACNHHLHTPMYFFLLNLALLDLGTITTTVPKAMANSLWDTRAISYLECTAQVFFFFFFISAEFYLLTIMAYDRYIAICKPLHYRTIMTSRTCVNMAVVTWGSTFLYAVLHTANTFSLPLCQGNALDQFFCEIPQILKLSCSDVYLREVGLLVFSICLAFGCFVFLVLSYVQIFRVVLRMPSEQGRHKAFSMCLPHLAVVSLFISTGTFSYMKPPSMSSSSLNHLLAVLYSVLPPAVNPLIYSMRNQELKDAVWKVMTGAFPERINCLSC, from the coding sequence ATGGTGAGTTCTGTGAGAGAAAGAGTTCATTTTTCTCAGGGAAATCTGCCTAACTTGTCATTGTCTTTTCCTCCATGGAGAGCCAAGCATGCCCTGAGGCAGCAAATGTCCAACAGGAGCTTCCCGAcagagttcctcctcctgccattcgcagacacacgcgagctgcagctcctgcacttcgggctcttcctgggcatctacctggctgccctcctgggcaacggcctcatcctcacagccGTAGCCTGcaaccaccacctccacacccccatgtacttcttcctcctcaaccttgccctccttgacctgggcACTATTACTACCactgttcccaaagccatggccaattccctgtgggacaccagggccatttcTTACTTGGAATGTACTGCtcaggtctttttctttttctttttcatctcagCAGAGTTTTatcttctcaccatcatggcttatgaccgctacattgccatctgcaaaccctTGCACTACAGGACAATAATGACCAGCAGAACTTGTGTAAACATGGCAGTGGTTACATGGGGCAGCACTTTTCTCTATGCAGtactgcacactgccaataccttttcccttcccctctgccaaggcaatgccctggaccagttcttctgtgaaattccccagatcctcaagctctcctgctcagatgtcTACCTCAGAGAAGTTGGGCTTCTTGTATTTAGTATCTGTTTAGCatttgggtgttttgttttccttgtgctgtcctatgtgcagatcttcagagttgtgctgaggatgccttctgagcagggccggcacaaagccttttccatgtgcctccctcacctggctgttgTTTCCCTGTTCATAAGTACTGGCACATTTTCTTATATGAAACCCCCCTCCATGTCCTCTTCATCCCTGAATCATttgctggcagttctgtactctgtgttgcctccagcagtgaaccccctcatctacagcatgaggaaccaggagctgaagGATGCAGTGTGGAAAGTAATGACTGGAGCTTTTCCAGAAAGAATAAACTGCTTATCTTGCTAA